In Oncorhynchus kisutch isolate 150728-3 linkage group LG5, Okis_V2, whole genome shotgun sequence, a genomic segment contains:
- the lg5h10orf53 gene encoding UPF0728 protein C10orf53 homolog gives MPQNAVVIVRYGPYKSCGIVDHRTFRLIGLQAALKENGHQSVLEKMSDWNKVELVVNGECVYTCSIKQLEFGGDGKLDPLCKEAVTAVQNAY, from the exons ATGCCTCAAAATGCAGTAGTAATCGTGCGCTACGGCCCTTATAAATCGTGTGGCATCGTGGACCACAGAACGTTTCGTCTGATTGGCCTCCAAG CTGCATTGAAAGAGAATGGACATCAAAGTGTATTGGAGAAAATGTCTGATTGGAACAAGGTGGAACTTGTGGTCAATGGAGAATGTGTCTACACATGCAGCATAAAACAACTGGAGTTTG GAGGAGATGGGAAACTGGACCCCCTATGCAAGGAGGCCGTCACTGCTGTGCAGAATGCATACTGA